From Aestuariirhabdus haliotis:
CGTTGATCAGCTCCTGCATGGCGCCAAAGGGGCATAACCAACCGCAATACACGCCTCTGCCCCAGAGCAATAAGGACATCGCGACAAAGCACCACAAAATAAAAATGGTCGGATCCAGCAAGAAGGTATCCCAACGGAAATCACCCAGCAGTGAATAGATAAAGGTGAATACATTGACAATCGATAACTGGCCCAGTGCATACCAACCAATAAAGCAAACGGTATAAATCAGGAAACCTGTTCGCAAAATCTTCAGAAAGCGCGGACGCTGCACCAGTAAATCCTGGAAGAATAGAATCAACGACAGAACCACCAGACCGAACACCAACACACTCGATTGAAAGGCCTTTTCTTTCCATACGCTAACCCACAGGGGCTCGCTTTCCAGCTCATCGATCACTGGTTCCGGAACGATACGATAGGCATCGGGCATCAGGTAGTCGCCGTAGAAGCTGACGAACTCGCTTTGCAAGGCGCCAATCTGACGGCGCACCAGCAATTCCAGCTGCCAGTGCTCAGCGGGATTAAACTCCCCTTCGGCCCGGGCAATAAAGATCGCCATCTCCTTATAGCCGGGAAAACCTTCAATAAAGACATCGCTTAAACGGTAATAGTCCAGATCGTGGAAACTGATGATTCGACCTTCCTGCAACAACTGAACACGATCGAAGATACCGCCACGAACATAACCATTGCCCTTAAAGGAATAGCGCCCGTTAGCCACCACAGCAATGGCCTGATCCCCTTCCTTAAGCTCTCCCATGAGCCAGTCGTATTGATCATCGCCTAGCAGATTTCGGCCAATAGCCGGGGCATTCAACGGGGTGTAAAAAAGGTCAATAAAGGGTTCTTCGCGCTGTTCCGCTGAAGCGTCATCAACGCCTTCCGCAGCCGTTCCCTTAAAGGCGTCATCGATATCACCCCGATTCAGGTTCAGGCGACGAATACTGCCGTCACCGGTCAGGGTCTCCCAGCTTGCCGTTTGCATAAACTCCATATTGAGGCTGGCTTCCATGGCACTGGTATCGCTCAAGCCGGCAATATTGTACTGTTTGGCCACAGTCCGGGCGGCGCGCATCAGGGCCTGGTTAACCACCATCACGGTCACGGTGGCGCCAGTAACACTATCGACACTGATCATGCCTTCGCGTTCACCCGATCCGACCCTAATCCGATCCGTCACCGACATATTCTGGTATTCGTCAACAAAGTCAGTTAGTGCTTCCTCGGGAATACCCACCAGCAAAATGGGCTCGTTATGGTCCAGTACTCGCGTCCAAAGAAACTTGCCATCAGGCGCCATCACTACCAGCATATCAACCGGTTTACCTGAGTAGGCCGGGATCTTGACTATAGGATCGGTGGCAAAGGCATAGGCCTTCACCTCACCATTTTTGCTCAGTGTCCAGAGAGGGTAAGGATCAGAGGAGTGGTCGATCTGCCAGGTAGGGTATTTGTCTTGTAACAGGCGCTCAGGATCAATGTCTGGCCCCATCGGGTAGGCCCAAAGAGCACCGGAAAAGAAGAATCCGAACACAACAAAAAGTGCACAAACCAGAGGGTTTTTCATGCAGGCGCCTTATCACTATTAACTGCTTATCCATTGCAATGCCTAGACAGTATAGTAGTAGCCTGACTTTACACCCCTTGATCAATGTCAAGACAGCTTGGAATAGCCTAGGGGTCCTCTGATTAATTCGCCTGAAGCCCCGTAGGGCGCTTCTAAAAATGGTTTTCCCCCGGTGTTGAAGCCCTTGCCCAGATCTCGACATGAACGGCAAGCTTTTCCTTGATAAAAACCATTTCAGGATCCGCAAAGATCTGCCTGAATGAATCAGAGTTGGCCTGGATAGCACCTGCGCGATGCAGTTTCAGCACTAACCCGTGACTTGCGCTCACGCCCCCATAGAGCAACCGCACAGCCGGCGGTAAATAGCAAAATCAACAATGAGCCCAGCACAATCCCAGCCCACCCCCACTGGTGCCAGAACGGATCCAGATAGAAGCCACCCACACTGGCCCCTACGTAATAGAACACCAGATACAACGACGAGGCAGTGCCCCGGGAAAAACCGGCATTATGGCTCACCCAGGCACTGGCAACGGAGTGACAAAAGAAAAATCCCACACTATTCACCAACAACCCGATCAGAACCATCGATAAACTGGTCAACAGGGTCAACAAGGTGCCCGCCATAAACACCCCGATACCCAGCAGCATGCATAGCGGCAGCGAGAAACAGCGAGTAGCCTGCCCAGATAACGCCGAGGCCAGAGTGCCGCTTAGGTAACAAAGAAACAGCATGCCCAGAAAGCTGGCCGAAAGATTATAAGGGGGGGCACTTAACAGAAAGGTGGCGTAACTGTACTGGTTAATAAAGATAAAGAAATTAAAACCTCCGATCAGATACGCCAGCAGTAACATGGGATTACCGATATGAGCCCCCATATCGGCCAGCAGGTTGCAGAATCGGAAGGGCTTGCGAGTGAAGTGCTGTGACTTGGGTAACAGGGCGATCAAGACCAGCAGGCAGATCAGACTGATCACAGACATTAGCAAAAAACTACTCTGCCAACCGGCTAGGTCGGTCATAAAGCCGCCGATCAGGCGACCGCCAATGCCTCCCAAAGTATTGCCGCTAATGTAGATACCTACCGCAATTCCCATGGCGGGTTTACTGTATTCATCCCCCATATAGGCAATAGCGATAGCGGGAAAACCTCCCAGCAACAGTCCTTGCAGCATGCGCAGTAGCAGCAAACTATAGAAGTCATCCACAAACCCCAAAGCCAAAGTAACCAGCAAGACCCCGGCTAAGGAGCCCAGCATCAGGCCTCGTCGCCCAATCGCGTCGGACAAAGGTCCGTAAATCAGCAATGAACAGGCCAACATCAAAGTCGTCAGGGAGAGGCTCCAGCTGGCCATTAGCGGGGAGACACCGAACTGCTCGCTAAGCAGTGGCAACATGGGCTGGGTGGTATAAATATTGGCAAACACCATAAAAGAACCAAGGCTCAAGGCAAGGGTGGTGTGCCAAAACAGGGGGGTACGGATCTCAATCATAGCGAGCACTCTAGTGCTGCACATATCATAATAAAAATATATTATCTGTATAGTAGTAATAATATTTTAGTATGAATATTTAGGAACCAGGCCTGTTTATGAATTTGCGCCAGCTAGAGTGTTTTCAAGCCGTTGCCCGGCATCGCAATTTCACCCGTGCAGCAGCTGAACTGGGAATGGCCCAGCCAGCCGTCAGTGTCACTATTCAGAAGCTGGAACAGAATCTGGGGCTGATTCTATTCAACCGGCAAGAGAAACAGATCGCACTCACCGCCGAAGGTCGGCGACTGCTCGATCATGCCAACCATATTTTACGACAGCTGTTAGATGCCAAACGAGAAATGGCTGAACTCGGCGGCCTCGAGCAAGGAGAAGTGTCCATAGGCATGCCCGGCATGCTGGGTTCCTATTATTTTCCACCCATACTGATGGCCTTCAAGCACCGCTACCCCGACCTCAAACTCAATGTTCTGGAAGCGGGTACTCGGGAAATACAGAAGATGCTATTTAATGGTGAGCTGGATCTGGGCATTGTGGTCGAACATGAACTGCCCGACGGGCTCGAAATCCATCGTTTTCACGAAGAATCGATGATCGTCTGCGTACATCGGGAACACCCCTTTGCCGAGCTATCGGAAGTTAGCTACCAGCAATTTTTTGCCGAAGAGTTGGCCCTGTTTAAACCGGGTTATTTTCACCGTGAGTTTATCGACCAGATCTGCCAGCAACAGGGACTGAAACCCCGCATTGCCTTTGAAACCAACCTGATCGCACTGACCAAAGCCATTGTTGAAAACGGCTTTGCGATCAGTACCTTTCTGGAAATGGTGATCAAGGATGATCCTGATTTGATAGCGATCCCATTCGCACAGCCCGTTCGTCTTAAACTGGCCATTGCCTGCAAGCGCGGCGGCTACCTGAGTCGAGCCAACCGCGCTTTTCTGGAATTTATGTTGGGCAATCTCCATTCGAAAGCCGGTTAGCGCCAAAAGGGCTTACGTATCTCTTCTTGTCGCTGCGGCTCATCAATGCCGATATCCTTGAGTAGGTAACTCGGCATGTCACGCAAGTACCGACGGCTACGTGCACGCTGTTTCCACTGCATGACCCTCTCGTAAAAACGCACCCTGGTGTTTCGATCAAGCTCGGAATGCGAGCTAACTATCTCACAACTTCTGTTTATGCATGCTCCTTGATTCATGGGAAAACCTCCCTCTCCTTTCATGTTGTTTAGCGGCATTTCAAAGCCAAATTATCAACCTGAGAGGGAATCAACAAACGATTAAATCATAGCCTCAGATAAGTATTACTTATCTTAAATCCTATCTAGCCAAAGAGATCCGACTGACCTTCGCCCAAAGAGCCATATGCTGACAAGGCAAGATGTAGAGCGTACGAATTTACGCCTCTGTAGCCTGGATCATGCGAGAACGTGAAGCAGGTAATCTGTGACGGATGAATAAATGGCGAAGTCTGGACAAGACCACTGATGAACAGCCATGCTCAGGATGCAAAATAGCCTGCAACCTGAGCTTGGCAATGCGGGTTCAACACACTCAGCGCCATTCAGGCATTAGCAGACTTGCATCAGGAGACGATTCCGCCACAGGCTCTACCATATCAACAGCCTGGTCTACCCAGCCTCCCCCCATCGACTTATACACATCAATCAACGCGCTGTAGTAATCAATTTGAGAGGAAACGGTATCGAGCTGGGCTTGGAAAAGCTCATTATTGGCATACAACACTTCAAGATAACTGGCTGCACCATTTTCAAACCGCATGTCAGCGAGCTTGGCATAGCTTAGCAATGCCTTTTCACGCTGTTTTAACGCCTGATAATTTTGCGCATTCTTATCGGTGGACACCAAGGCATCATTCACCTCCTTTAACGCACTCAACAGGGTAAAGCGGTAACGATCTTCGGCTTGCTGACGAAGCGCTTCGGCGGATTGTATCTGCCCCTCAATTCTCCCAAAGGTGAAAATCGGAGCCGTAATCGATGCACCGATATCCCATATTTTGGCCGATGAATCGAGCAGATCACCCAGGTCTGCACTCGCTTGACCAAAGTTACCGGTGATAGAGATATCGGGATAATACAGTGATTCAGCCACACCCACCGCGGCATTTGCCGAGATCAGGTTTTGCTCAGCCTGCTGGATGTCAGGACGACGTGTGAGCAGTGATGCCGGTAACGCCTCGGGAACGCCAACGATAGTCATATTGTCGAGGCTTTTGCCCCTACCAATCGCCCCTGGGGAACGCCCCAACAAGATAGAGATCAAATTTTCTTGCGCCGCTATTTGCGCCTCGATTAACGGCACGGCCGCCAGAGCCAGCTGGTATTGGGACTCGACCTGGTCCACTTCCAGCTGCGAAACAGTGCCATAGCTATGTCGCAGCTTAAACAACGTAACCGAGTCTTTGTAACTGAGCTCTGTTTCTTGGGCAATCACCAGTTGGCGATCCAGGCCGCGCAGCGCAACATAGCTAGAGGTCACTCCGGTCACCACCGAGAGAATAACACCACGGCGTCCCTGCTCGGAGGCGTACACCTGGGCCTGCACCGACTCTGTCTGACGCTGAACGCGACCAAACAGATCGAGTTGCCAGCTGGCACCCAGCGCCGCTTCGTATTGGGTGTAATAGGGATCACTGCCAGGCGTTGATCCAAACGTCTCCTCGGAGATTCTATTACGGCTGACACCGCCTCCGGCACCCAGTTGAGGGAAGAATTCTGCTCTTGTGGTATTCAACTGTCCCAAAAATTGATTAACCCTGCCGGCAGCAATCCGGATATCAAGGTTTTCTTTGAGTGCGGTTTCAATCAAACCATCCAGCACCGGGTCGTTAAATTGTTGCCACCATTTGGCATTGGTCAAGTCAGAGGCCGAACGGTAATCGATTCTCCACTGTTCGGGCACCTCCACCTCGGGACGCTCATAATCCGGTCCGATCACACAACCAGTCATCAGCGTGATACAACTAAAGGTCGCCATTGCAATTACATTTCGAGCACCCATATCAGCTCTCCCCCTTTGCATCTGGTGAGGCCGGAAGCTCTGAGACAGAATCATCCCTATCCTTAGCCTTAGGCTTCTTGCTGAAGATGCCACTGGCTGATTCCACAATCACAAAGAACATGGGAACGAAAAAAGAGGAGATCAGAGTAGAGGCTAACATACCGCCGATAACGCCAGAGCCAATAGCGTGCAAGCTATTAGCACCAGGTCCGACCGCAATCGCCATGGGGACGCAACCTAGAATAAAGGCCAAAGATGTCATTACGATAGGGCGTAATCTCACCCGAGCGGCTTCGGCAGCCGCGTCGGCTAATGACATACCATTGCGGTGATTCTCTACCGCGAATTCGGTGATCAAAATAGCATTTTTAGCCGATAACCCCACCAGGGTTACCAAGCCAACCTGAAAGTAAACATCGTTTTCAAGACCCCGAAACCAGGTCAGCAACAAGGCACCCAGAATAGCAAAAGGCACCGCCATCATAACCCCGATCGGTAAGGTCCACATCTCATATTGGGCCGCGAGAATCAGGAACACCATGACCAAGCCGAATGCAAAGGCAATGGTTGCGGTTCCGCCGGCTTGTTTCTCCTGGAAGGCCTGACCTGACCA
This genomic window contains:
- a CDS encoding efflux transporter outer membrane subunit, whose amino-acid sequence is MGARNVIAMATFSCITLMTGCVIGPDYERPEVEVPEQWRIDYRSASDLTNAKWWQQFNDPVLDGLIETALKENLDIRIAAGRVNQFLGQLNTTRAEFFPQLGAGGGVSRNRISEETFGSTPGSDPYYTQYEAALGASWQLDLFGRVQRQTESVQAQVYASEQGRRGVILSVVTGVTSSYVALRGLDRQLVIAQETELSYKDSVTLFKLRHSYGTVSQLEVDQVESQYQLALAAVPLIEAQIAAQENLISILLGRSPGAIGRGKSLDNMTIVGVPEALPASLLTRRPDIQQAEQNLISANAAVGVAESLYYPDISITGNFGQASADLGDLLDSSAKIWDIGASITAPIFTFGRIEGQIQSAEALRQQAEDRYRFTLLSALKEVNDALVSTDKNAQNYQALKQREKALLSYAKLADMRFENGAASYLEVLYANNELFQAQLDTVSSQIDYYSALIDVYKSMGGGWVDQAVDMVEPVAESSPDASLLMPEWR
- a CDS encoding MFS transporter: MIEIRTPLFWHTTLALSLGSFMVFANIYTTQPMLPLLSEQFGVSPLMASWSLSLTTLMLACSLLIYGPLSDAIGRRGLMLGSLAGVLLVTLALGFVDDFYSLLLLRMLQGLLLGGFPAIAIAYMGDEYSKPAMGIAVGIYISGNTLGGIGGRLIGGFMTDLAGWQSSFLLMSVISLICLLVLIALLPKSQHFTRKPFRFCNLLADMGAHIGNPMLLLAYLIGGFNFFIFINQYSYATFLLSAPPYNLSASFLGMLFLCYLSGTLASALSGQATRCFSLPLCMLLGIGVFMAGTLLTLLTSLSMVLIGLLVNSVGFFFCHSVASAWVSHNAGFSRGTASSLYLVFYYVGASVGGFYLDPFWHQWGWAGIVLGSLLILLFTAGCAVALWGRERKSRVSAETASRRCYPGQL
- a CDS encoding LysR family transcriptional regulator; this translates as MNLRQLECFQAVARHRNFTRAAAELGMAQPAVSVTIQKLEQNLGLILFNRQEKQIALTAEGRRLLDHANHILRQLLDAKREMAELGGLEQGEVSIGMPGMLGSYYFPPILMAFKHRYPDLKLNVLEAGTREIQKMLFNGELDLGIVVEHELPDGLEIHRFHEESMIVCVHREHPFAELSEVSYQQFFAEELALFKPGYFHREFIDQICQQQGLKPRIAFETNLIALTKAIVENGFAISTFLEMVIKDDPDLIAIPFAQPVRLKLAIACKRGGYLSRANRAFLEFMLGNLHSKAG
- a CDS encoding DUF1127 domain-containing protein; the encoded protein is MPLNNMKGEGGFPMNQGACINRSCEIVSSHSELDRNTRVRFYERVMQWKQRARSRRYLRDMPSYLLKDIGIDEPQRQEEIRKPFWR
- the nosR gene encoding transcriptional regulator NosR, with product MKNPLVCALFVVFGFFFSGALWAYPMGPDIDPERLLQDKYPTWQIDHSSDPYPLWTLSKNGEVKAYAFATDPIVKIPAYSGKPVDMLVVMAPDGKFLWTRVLDHNEPILLVGIPEEALTDFVDEYQNMSVTDRIRVGSGEREGMISVDSVTGATVTVMVVNQALMRAARTVAKQYNIAGLSDTSAMEASLNMEFMQTASWETLTGDGSIRRLNLNRGDIDDAFKGTAAEGVDDASAEQREEPFIDLFYTPLNAPAIGRNLLGDDQYDWLMGELKEGDQAIAVVANGRYSFKGNGYVRGGIFDRVQLLQEGRIISFHDLDYYRLSDVFIEGFPGYKEMAIFIARAEGEFNPAEHWQLELLVRRQIGALQSEFVSFYGDYLMPDAYRIVPEPVIDELESEPLWVSVWKEKAFQSSVLVFGLVVLSLILFFQDLLVQRPRFLKILRTGFLIYTVCFIGWYALGQLSIVNVFTFIYSLLGDFRWDTFLLDPTIFILWCFVAMSLLLWGRGVYCGWLCPFGAMQELINELGRKLGVKQWELPFVVHERLWAIKYLILLGLFGISLESMANAERFAEVEPFKTAVMLKFAREWGFVLYAASWLVVSLFTRKVFCRYVCPLGAALSVPARHRIFDWLKRRPQCGRPCQLCANECEIQAIHPNGEINMSECHHCLDCQVTYFDQEKCPPLILKNRKKKKKESIAEEIPVTQV